The Loxodonta africana isolate mLoxAfr1 chromosome 1, mLoxAfr1.hap2, whole genome shotgun sequence genomic sequence TCTAGAAAGATTTTAAAGGTAAAACCAACAAAACATAGTGACTGGTTTTGAATATGAGGGTAGGGAAGAGGGATGATGTGGGATACCAGTAGGTTTCTGACTTGAGTTACTTatcaaaatatagaatacaggtgTGGAGATTATGAAGGAGaccactaaaaaaacaaaacctgttgctgttgagccaattctaactcatagcgatgctataagacagagtagaaccactccatagggttttcaaggctgtaatctttacagaagcagactgccacatctttctccagtggagcggctgatggattccaaccaccaaccttttggttagcagccgagtgccgcTATTAAAAGTAAAAGTATTTGCTCAAAATTACACTTTATCCTTCTGTTAAAGTCATGAGTATTAGTTCGAAATTACACAGCAAAAACCAATTTATTACTGGTATAGACATGAACATAAAAATAGAATAAACTGCACTCCAAAATATGGCTTTTTACAACATATTTCTGTAATATTCTTCTAGATATTTCTCTTTATTTGGGGAGGGAAAGGGGATAAAATGGGGAGCGAGGAAAACATCCTTGAGCGAAAACTAGTTAAAGTTCTGTGCACactcttttttccttctcaacACAATTTCTCTAAAAGAATGGAAAACTCTAACACAGAACAAGAGGAATTACTTACATGAATGTAGGTCTAGGGACAGATTCCTGTTTCTAGTCAAGTGGGAGACAGAGCAGGTTACAGTAGACACATTGCCCTCCTCCCAGCGGCACGTGCTCTGGACAGACACTGTaccatttctctgatttttttcctcagtgacGCAGTCCCCCTCTGGGGTCCAGGAGATCTGTGCAGCTGGCTTCCCCGCAACTGCCTTGCACACCACAGTTCCATTCTCAGTTAAACGCATGGTAGTCTCGGGGGAGCACTGCAGAGATATAAGGGAAAAACAAGAGCTTCAGGCTTAACATAAGCAATATGGAATTTAGAGAGACATTTGACTCAGTCCCAAATCTGGTTATCTGAAATACACCACACATCATGTTCCGTACCTAACACTTGGAGGTGGTAGCCATGACGGAAATTCCCATTTGATGTTGCCATTTTGCACATGTAATACCCATCATGAGTGATGGCCACTGGATCAATGTGAAGGGAAAAATTCTGGTTAGCTCTGGAGGCCCAGGTTATTCTCTTGTCAGTACAGTTGGTTTCCATGGTCGCATTTTTATCTTCCCTGTAAGCTTTGGTGCAGGAAGTGTTGTCTCTGAAGATAATTTTCCATGTTATTCCAATCAGAGTTTCCAGTGGGACGGGACGGCAGGTGAGCATGGCCTTTGTACCCACCAGTACAGACCGCCACGTGTTCACTGCACATACACAGAAAAAGAGAGTGATTTTTTAAGAAAGCTTGACAAAGAACTGCCTGTGTTAAATTTATCCATAATACCTGAAGTTATACTAGAATGTAATCTCGAAGGCAGTCTAATTCCAGAAATAGTAGACTGAGAtgataaacattcaaaaaaacatatattaaataaaaCGCAGAGATCAATTTTCTCCTGTGTTATATGttattagaaaaataatatgTGTTCTATACGTgggacaaaattttttttaattctttcaaaattAATTCAAGAGTTTTGATATCAATAGaacagaaaaaatgagaaaacagaattATAAATGAAGTAATGGCAGtagtataggacagggtagaactgccccatagggtttccaaggctgtaatctttatggaaacagattgccacatctttctcccatagagtggctggtgggttccaaccactgaccttttggttagcagcagagcatttagccactgtgccaccaggacacctTAGGAAAAGACAGCGTTTTAACTCATTCTCCTCAGGAAATAAAATGGACTAATTAATGATGTGTTTATCTCCTCCTAAATTTTGATGAgaagaaaaaattagaaacatCAGAACTAGATGTCTGTCCCTAAGGATGACACTTCAGACAAAGTGGCAAGTATATGGTACCTCATTAAAAATAAGTAGGATGAGTGCTAAGGTTGACCAAgctagaatcttttttttttaagtatattttctaTTTGGAGAATCACAAAGTAAGTGAAGTCAATTGGTATTAAAATAATTTGTGATTTCATCAGTTAAGCCatctcataaaaatgaaaaatgatgaCATCTAGTAGTAAGAGATGCCTAGAAATACTTACTTCTAGGATAGAGTGTaaacacaaaacaaagaaaagcaagaacTGTTTTCCTTAAGAAGTTTCCTGTAAAAGGGATTTTGTTGCATATGCGGGGTGTTATCAAACATGGCCTTTGGGTGAGTCTCTTTTTCTTCCTATTCAGGCACACATAAACTCTAAGACAGTTCAGCTGTGAACTTTGCTCACAGATTTTGTTTCCATATGTCCAATCTAGTtattagaattaaatatagaagttGATCTATTTTGTATACCTTTTAAGGTAAAAAATCAAGCCCTGCAACCTTCAAGCATCTACCAGCATAGAATCTCATactttctgtcatggattgaattgtgtcccccccaaaatatctttcaacttggctgggtcatgattcccagtattgtttgattgtctaccattttatcatctaatATGAGTTGTAATTCCTATCACTATAATGTGATGAGATGAATTAGTGGTAGTTAAATtgttgagatctacaagattagtgtcttaagccaatctcttttgagatataaaagagaagcaatcGGAGAGACATGAAGACctattaccaccaagaaagtagtgccagtagcagagcgcatcctttggacccagggttcctgcacggagaagctcctagtccaaaggaagattgaggagaaggatcttcttccagagccgacagagagtgaaactcttcccctgaagctgatgcctcctagactgtagagaataaacttctctttgttaaagccatccacttgtggtacttctgttatagcaacactagataaccaaggcacTTCCCCATAAACCAACATAATGTAGACCTGGACTGATATGGGTTTACTAAGAAGTGATTAGTTCAACCAAGTACAACTCGCCTGCTAACAGAGGTTTCAGCGATTTCATCCCTTTAACTTGAGAAGAACCAGCTATGTATGGCAAGACAAAATTTTTATGTGGATGAAGCTTGTTTTTGTTAAACTCTGCATTTCATATCTTTCCTGTTTTGGTGTCACCTGACTCTTCCGTGGCACCAAAGACTATGATTTTTCACTGCCACGCAAGGTCACGTAACTAAATAAAGGAAGAGGTAGGATTTTAACTCAGATCTGAGGGGCAGGTAAATCCATGCTGTTTCTACCACTTCAAGTGCATCCCCTTGCAGAGAGAACCTCCAACCTGACAAAGGCTTTAAAAacatattaaatgacataggaagcataaaaaaaagacggaaagaatacagagtcaatataccaaaaaaaaaaaaattggttgatgttcaaccatttcaggaggtagcatatgatcaggaaccaatggtagtgaaggaagaagcccaagccacactgaagacattggcgaagaacaagactccaggaattgatggaataccaattgaggtgtttcaacaaatggatgcagggctggaagtgcccacttgtctatgcaagaaatttagaagacagctactgaCCAATTCATTATGTGTTAACACAAACAACATATTTTAATGATGAATAGCTATGTTTTCCAAAAACTTATAGTGAGATAAATGGCATTGGTGCAAATTTTTACAAATATCTTTACTGTCTTGCTTACTGTAAGACAGCTGGATTCccatatctgcttctgcattcaaaCCATTGTAATATGTTGTTTTTATTGAAGTATCTGAAGAAAATTCACCCTCATACAGACATGTAGCTGGAAAGAGGAATATTTTAATAACCTTTTAAGATAATTGTGGGTATTCTTCTTTGATACTACACCAAAACTAGACAATTGATAATATCTTAAAAGGTAGTTTCAAAGTGGAATCTGAATCAGAATATTTCAtactattttaaattaaaatctatTCTATCTTGCATTTTGAATGAATTGTTTACTCGGGTAATTTTGTATCATCAGTCattactcatttaaaaaatattggacCATTGAGTTACCTAAATCTTTTCAATGTTGgcacattttattatatatcAATACAATCACCAATGTCATCAAAAATTATTTAAGTATCTAGGAAGCATTCTAGCTCATGGTGGTGAATACAAGTTTACTGATATTCTAATTTTTTACTTGAAAGCTCGAGTTTTATCACTGGCAATAAAAGCTGTCCATTGTTTTCTTTGAAGTGCCGAATTCACTACATTCATTTTCAAGAAAAATCTGCCATATATTTAAGTCGAAATAGCCATAATTTGTCTCCCAAACATTCTTTTGAGTGAAAATGgtgttctattaaaaaaaaaaaaaagtagctcatTCAGCTTACAAGTCAATCATACAATTGGCTTTTCTCAAGACAATCATCATAAATTCGTAGGCAGAACTGCTTTATACGTATTTCTCATTTTATTacataaaatacttttaaaatatgtattcgAGGGTTGATATTTAATCAAATTGATAATTTTTACTCACTCATAGGGTATTCTTAAGTGAAACTGGtattctgtgtgtgtatgtgtatgacaGTGAAGAATACCATGGCTATTAGTATAGGTTGGTGTCTCTGCCCTTGTTCACGCTGAGACACCATTGCACCGTGAATGAAAATctcagcacaataaaaaaggaaaataatgttATTGTATTGTATTACAAAAATTGTTTTGACCTTGTGGACCCCCTGAAAGAGTCCAGGCATCCGAAGACCACACTGAGAGCCACTGCAATAGTGATTCTCCTGGTCCTTCCCCAAAGGACTTACAACCATATACTTGGGTAATCATGCACTGAGGAGAGGGTAATATCAACTCTTGAGTGTTGTCTGAGTACCAATCTGAGTTGATCCTGATACACAAGGATGCAAAGCATCATGGGACCCCATTAGAGTAGGAGCATATGGGGGGTCTGGTAACAGAAGAAGCCCTGGGCTGGTCCATGTCACAGTGGGCCCTTTAAGCCTGCAGGTTTGACCAGTGGTTGATTTCCCCAGTTAGCAAAGGCTTAAATGGAATGGGCACGTACAGCTGGTAGGGTTTCTGGGTGTTGTAACTTGCTTGGGAAGCCCTTCTACCCtaagattataaaaatattccCCAATGTTTTGTCTAATACtttcatagttttgttttttatatttttctacttaatccatctggaatttatttttagtTATGCTATGATAggatattctttctttctccctccttcccattctctctctctttgcatcatatgtatttttttaggtATTTATTGTGGATAGTTAATTATTCCAATATCATTCATTCAATTTCAATTTTTGCTGAATTTTTCAAATGTCATATTTTATATAAACTGAAGtccaatatgtaaatgaatcagTTTAACTTCATTGATCTATTTGCCTATTTATTGTCATTTACAATATTGTTATTTATATATTTGAGTTTATATCTGGTAGAACAAGTTCCCTTTCACTGTTTATATGTCTGGATTCCTCCACCAAACTGAGCAAGAGCAAGATCATAGTCTTGCTTATCTTTGTATATCCCACAAAGCCTAGGACAGGGCCTGATAAAGAAAGCcctataaatttttgaataaaattGAACGGCTTTAGAGAGGTGGGTCACTCAGGATCCCTCACGCCAAGTACTTAGATCACCATATTCTTCAGCTGGACACAAGGCTGGGCTTCAGACAAGGCCATCAGCTAATATTTCTAAGGAAGTtcagcaccccaccccctcaGTGCCGACCTTTAGAGAAGAAAGCATATCACCTTCCTGGGGAGGTATCGAATTGCTCTGCGTCTTCTGCGTTCCATCCACGAATGAATTGTTGAAGCTGGAAAATACTCAAAGAAGAGTAAATGGAATCAATTTTATGTACTCGAATGGAGTGGGAGCAACTGTTTCTCAACAAAGACATAATAGAACATCAGTTAACCAAAACTAAAATTCCACAAACATCCTTGCAAGACAGAAACTAGAAGTTATGGCatcattaggggaaaaaaatcctgtTAACATTCTAAAAATTACATTTATAAGTTATTAATCAATGATTTCCCATTTATGAGACACACCCTTTTGTCAACTATTTTGTACTGGATAACCCTGCCTCCACCCCATCCACAGACACAATGGGTTGGTTGAGCATGGACACGTCACAAGACCAGGATCTATGCTGATTCTTTCTCCAGATGCCACTCCCTGATTAAAGCTGTTTGGTCCAGTGGTGGGCACATCATCAAGCTGGACCAAGGAAAGCCCCTTCCTAAGAACTGTGGAACCTGAACTGGGAAGAAGAGCAAATCCCTCTTCCTTCTCCATTTCTCCTACCTTGTGAGAGAAAAAGGGAAAGTTaagcagaagcagagagaggagaagAGATTAGAGTCCTCTCCTACTTTAAATTTCTAATTCCACCGTTCCTGAGACACATAGGCATTCTTTGAATTGAGTTCTATAGAGTTTCTTGTGATTAAAATCTTCTCATTCTACTTTGCTACTTTATACTTGGTTTCTAAAAACTGCTCTTTTGTAACtaaaaacaaacgaacaagcAAGAATGCTTCTTATGATTTAAAGACTTAATAAAGTTCTTTACTGGGTTTATAAGACCACCAATAGATAAGCATTTATGAGCTGTTTATAAAAATAGACTTCATgctgcctgtgatggttaaggttgtgtgtcaaccatgattctcagtggtttggcagttatgatgttgtttgtcagctatgtaatgatgtaatcacctcgaTGAGGAGATCCAACATAATACAATCACCTTCTCGATAAgacctgctatgagcagccaatcagttgaaagggagtttccttgggggtatggcctgcatttAATATGTGTGGACTTTTTGGCAaagttcactggcttttgctcgttctggatcccgtatctgacctctggttcttgagacttgagctagcagcttacctgctgatcttgagatttgtcagcctcctcagcctgtgagccagtggcctgacatctgacctgccgatcttggggtttgtcagcctcctcagcctgtgagccagtggcctgacatctgacctgccgatcttggggtttgtcagcctccacagcctgtgagctggTGGCTGACATTGGGGTTTGTCAGCATCTACTTAGATCGACAATCAAAGCACACGGAAGCAGcaagaaatcgaatgacatattacattagaaaatgtgctgaaaaagacctttttaaactgttaaaatGTAAAGCTGTCAGGAGAAGCCCCaaacctgacccacagacttgggactttctagcctcttcaaccgcatgagccatttccttgatataaatatttttctctgtctctctctatatatacatataagtgtgtgtgtgtgtgtgtacacatacactaagtcatctcgtgctgctataacagaaatagcacaagtggatggctttaacaaagagaaatttattccctcgcagtctagtaggctacaagtccaaattcagggcatcagctccaggggaaggctttctctctctgtcagctctggagggatgTCTTTGTCGTCAAtcatcccctggactaggagcttctcaggcacagggatccctCATCCAAAGGAAatgccctgctcctggtgctgctttcttgttggtatgatgtcctcctgtctctctgctcacttctctcttttatatcttaaaagagattagtttaaaacacaatctaatcttgcagattgagtttACATAACTGTTGCTAACCTCATCTCATCAGCATCATAGAGagaggacttacaacacatagggaaatgacatcagatgacaaaatggtgaacaatcacacaatactgagaatcatggcctagccaagttgacagatattttggggggacacaatgcaatccatgatacacccttcactggttttgcttctctagagaacccagcctaagacactcccCATGCTAATTTTACGTCCAATTCTAccactttaaaatatatataagaaaattCAAAAGGTCTTGGAAATGAGCAGCAAACAAGACTTCTGAGATAATTTGACTTTTCTAGGCAACGAGAATTTATTGTCTTGGGCCGCAGGGAAGGAAAAGAATGAAATTCTAACTAGTTTAGCTCAAGGCTGGGCTCAAGAATCCAGAGACAGATATGGAATcagatttaagaaataaaaagcaaaaaaacaaacccactgctgtcgagtcaattcctactcatagtgaccctggtggtatagtggttaagtgctatggctgctaaccaaaaggtcagcagtttgaatccaccaggtgctccttggaaattctgtggggtagttctacttctcGATCCTGTAGAGATGCTATAAGATTTAGGAATAAGAGGTATAAATAAGGTGGGGTAGGGACACTGGACAAGATAaaacagaggtcagcaaacttctTCCATAAAGGACCAGGTAATAAATATTTAAGGCTTTGTGGTTTATATAGTCCCCTTTATGATTACTCGTATCTGTCATTGTAGTACAAAAGCTGCcatagacaataaaacaagaAGTGCTCAAGGCTctcttccaataaaactttataaaaTCATATGATGGTCAGATTTTGCCCATGGGCCATATTTGGCTGATCTTGACTTAAAATATAATGTTTGTTCTAAGTTCTTGTATTTAccctaattaaaaataaaagcaataaacTTCCCTTGAgcattctgttttctttttctcatttgtcctcttaaaaataaaataaatttctaatgacaacttcagtttctccCTCAAATTAAATGTTCTAGTCTTACCATAAATAtcaactcttttctttttttctgccttttcttctctctccctcccttctcttcttccttcttttctttccctacCTTAAGTGATGTGTGGCAAGTGTCGAGGGCATGTAATGGGATTCTAATGAGTAAGAAAACTACAATTCTACTTAGAtcgacaatcaatgcccatggaagcagcaagaaatcaaatgacatattgcattagaaAATCTGCTGACAAAGAtctttttaaactgttaaaaaataaaactgtcacTTTGATGAACAAGATgaacctgaaccaagccatgatattttcaatcacctcataggcatgaaaaaactggacaatgaagaaaaggacaattgaagaaaaattgatgcatttgaattgtagtgttggtgaagaatatggaatatgccatgaactgccagaaaaacaaacaactcagTCTTGGattatgtacaaccagaatgctccttagaagcaaggacttcatctcacttgcttttgaacaacgtcatcaagaaagaccaactgctagaaaaagacatcgtgtttggtaaagtacagagtcagcaaaaatgagggaaaccctccatgagatgaactgacacggtagctgcaacaatgggctcaaacataccagtgatggtgagaatggcacagggccaggcaacatttcattctgttacacacagggtcaccatgagtctgagcaaacttgacagcaactaagagCAACAACATGAAAAAttctacagctaacatcatacttaaatTTGAAATATTCCCCCTCTAAGATCAGGAAAGGACCCCtgatggggtagtggttaagcacttggctgctaaccaaaaggccagcagttcaaacccaccagctgctctgcaggagaaagatgtggcaatctgtttctgtaaagatttacaaccttggaaatcctatggagcggttctactctgtcctatagggtcgctataagtaggaacaacttgacggcaataggtttgaagatcaggaacaaaacaagaatgTCTGCTCTTAGTACTTCTATTTGACACTTTACTAAAAGtcctagcatttaaaaaaaaaaaaaggaaaaaaaggtataaagattagaaacagagacataaaactatctctattgaAGATGACATCATACCTATAGAGAAAATTCTCAGGAATCTACAAAACAACTACCAAAATAAACTGAATTTAGAAAAATCATAGGATAAAATACTAATAGTATGAAaacaattatatatttatatactagcAACAAACAATGAAGCAAAATTTTCTAAatcaatttcatttacaatagtGCAAAAAGTTCTTATGAATAAATTCAGAAAAAGATATACCAGACCCGTATGCTGAAAAAAGCAAAACATTGCTGAGGCAAATA encodes the following:
- the LOC100666835 gene encoding cell surface glycoprotein CD200 receptor 1-like isoform X2; the encoded protein is MPCTRGTSDLGWLLILTVFFVAVFSSFNNSFVDGTQKTQSNSIPPQEVNTWRSVLVGTKAMLTCRPVPLETLIGITWKIIFRDNTSCTKAYREDKNATMETNCTDKRITWASRANQNFSLHIDPVAITHDGYYMCKMATSNGNFRHGYHLQVLVLPRDYHAFN
- the LOC100666835 gene encoding cell surface glycoprotein CD200 receptor 1-like isoform X1; the protein is MPCTRGTSDLGWLLILTVFFVADADKPQCQPPAHRLWRLTNPKIGRSDVRPLAHRLRRLTNPKIGRSDVRPLAHRLRRLTNLKISSFNNSFVDGTQKTQSNSIPPQEVNTWRSVLVGTKAMLTCRPVPLETLIGITWKIIFRDNTSCTKAYREDKNATMETNCTDKRITWASRANQNFSLHIDPVAITHDGYYMCKMATSNGNFRHGYHLQVLVLPRDYHAFN